The genomic interval GGTCCAGACATAGCCCGGTGAGATGCAGTTGACGGTGATTCCGTGGGTGGCAAGCTCGAGCGCCGCCGTCTTGGTGAGGCCGACGACGCCGTGCTTGGCCGCGACATAGGCCGACTTGTAGGGCGAGGCGACCATCGAGTGCGCCGAGGCCGTATTGATGACCCGGCCCCAGCCTTTCGCCTTCATGTGCGGCACGGCCGCGCGCAGGGTGTGAAAGGCCGAGCTGAGATTGAGCGCGATGATCTGGTCCCACTTCTCGACCGGAAAGTCCTCGATCGGCGAGACGTACTGGATGCCCGCATTGTTCACGAGGATGTCGATGCCGCCGAACGTCTCGACCGAGAGTGCGATCAGCCCGCCGATCTCGTCGGGCTTGGTGAGGTCGGCGGGCGAGTAGACCGCCTTCACGCCGAACTCGCTCTCGATGCCGGTTCGCGTGCGCTCGATCTCCTCGGGCTTGCCGAAGCCGTTGAGGACGATGTTCGCGCCGTCCTTAGCGAAGCTCTTGGCGATGGCGAGGCCGATGCCGCTCGTCGAGCCGGTGACGACGGCGGATTTCCCTTGCAGGCTCATGAAATGCCCTCCGCTTCACGGGCCGCGCGGACCCTCACGCCCCACGACTTGCCCCAATGGTTCGGCGAAGTCGATCTTGCTGCGCCGCACGCGCTGACGCTAAGCGGCGGTTGACACCTATGCCCGCTTCCCTGAACACCTCGCGCCGGTCGCAGGGCGCCGGGCGTGTGCACGGCTGCCGAGCAAAAAGTTGGACCGACGATCGATGGCGGTGATGCGCTCCTATCTCGACTTCGAGAAGCCCGTGGCGGAACTCGAGGCGAAGCTCGAGGAACTCAAGGCCCTGGGCCAGCGCGACGGCGCGGTCGCGATCAGCGAAGAGGTCGGGCGCCTGGAGGGCAAGGCGGCCCAGGCGCTCGCCGAGATCTATGCCGCGCTCACGCCGTGGCAGAAGACGCAGGTCGCGCGCCATCCGCAGCGGCCGCACTTCGTCGATTACTGCGCCGGGCTGATCGAGGAGTTCACGCCGCTGGCCGGTGACCGCACCTTCGGCGAGGACGAGGCGATCTTCGGCGGATTCGGGCGCTTCCGCGGCCGCCCGGTCTGCGTCCTCGGCCAGGAGAAGGGCGCGACCACCGAGGCGCGGCTGCGGCACAATTTCGGGATGGCCCGGCCGGAGGGCTACCGCAAGGCCGTGCGCCTGATGGAGACCGCCGACCGGTTCGGCCTGCCGGTCCTCGCCTTCGTCGACACCGCAGGCGCCTTCCCCGGCATCGAGGCCGAGGAGCGCGGCCAAGCCGAAGCGATCGCCCGCTCGACGGAAGCCTGCCTCGCGCTCGGCGTGCCGAACGTCGCCGTCGTCATCGGCGAAGGCGGCTCGGGCGGCGCCATCGCCATCGCCACCGCCAACACGGTGATGATGTTGGAACACGCCATCTACAGCGTGATCTCGCCGGAGGGCGCCGCCTCGATCCTGTGGCGCGACCAGGGCCGCGCGCATGACGCTGCCACCGCCATGAAGATCACCGCGCAGGATCTGCTGCGCCTCGGCATCATCGATTCCATCGTGCCCGAAGCGACCGGCGGCGCCCACCGCGACCGCCAGGCGGCGCTCGACGCGACCGGTGACGCCATCGCCCGGGCGCTGGCCGAGTTCGAAGGCCTGAGCCGGGACGAGGTCCGCGACCGGCGCGCGCAGAAGTTTCTCGAGATCGGCCGCAAGCTGTGAAACGGGGGCTCGGCGCGGGCCTGCTGAACGGCCTGCGCCGCCTCGGCCGGCGCGACCTCCGCGAGCCCGGTGCCGTCAACCACATCTCGCTCGGCAGCCACTGCCATACCGCGCAGATCCTGAAGGGGCTCGACCTGCGCACATGGTCGGCGCCCTTCGACTGGATCTTCTCCTCGCCGGGAATGGTCCGGGATTGTCTCGCCGACGACTTTTCCGATCTGCTCGACCGGCGCCACTACGAGAGCACGCCCCTGCATGAGCGGCAGGCGCCGAACGAGACGCGTTGCCGCCATCTCCTCTATCGGGATCGGTACGCGATTCCGTTCGTGTTCAACCACCACGACCCGGCGGCCAGCGACGAGGATTACGGCTTCCTGCAAGCCGGCGTGCGGCGGCTGCGTGCGGCCCTGGACCGGCCCGGTGCCCGCAACCGCTTCTACCTGATGACCGCCCTTCCCACCGAGGCGGCGACGGTTCGGGCGATCCGCGACGCGCTGACGGCGCGGGGTGCCGACAATCACCTCTTGATGCTCCAGTTGCACCAAGGAGAGAGCCGGACGGTGAGCGTGCTCGCGCAGGAGCCCCATCTCGACTGGCTCCGGATCGAGGTTCGTTCGCCATCGGTCGGTGTCCGCTTCGCCGATTCCGCCGATGACGCCTTCGTGAAGGGTGTCATGCGGGAGCACAGCCCATTTCCCGCGGAACCGTGACGGATTTGCAACGCCTGTCCACAATGTGGATTGCTGCCTTGCGGTAAGTTCTGGGTAAGCTTAGCGAGGCTATAGGGTTCGGGGAGTGACGTCCGCAAAAGGGCAGGAATTGCCCTGCGGGCGAGGACACGTAAGGACGGGTTCCCCATGGCTGTGCGTCCGTTTGTGGCGGCTGCTGCCGTCGCTCTGGCGATGACCCTCGGTGCCTGCCAGGACAGCGCCATGCTCGGCGGCGCTTCGACCCGCAGCCTGACACCGATTCCCCCGCAGACGCTCGCACTCATGCAGACCAAGGGCATGAGCCAGACCGACCCGATCCTGATCCGCGCCTTCAAGAAGGAAGCGGAGATGGAGGTGTGGAAGCGCGGCGCCAACGGCCAGTACGCGCTGCTCAAGACCTTCCCGATCTGCCGCTGGTCGGGCCAGCTCGGCCCCAAGCTGAAGCAGGGCGACCGGCAGGCGCCGGAAGGGTTCTATGCGATCACGCCGGGGCAGATGAACCCGAACTCCAGCTACTACCTCTCCTTCGATGTCGGCTACCCCAACGCCATCGACCGGGCCAAGGGCGGCACCGGCAACTACATCATGGTGCACGGCACCTGCTCGTCGTCGGGCTGTTTCGCGATGACCGACGCCTCGATGTCGGAGATCTACGCCATCGCCCGCGAGGCCTTCAACGGCGGCCAGCGCGCCTTCCAGTTCCAATCCTACCCCTTCCGGATGACGGCCTCGAACATCGCCAAGTTCCGCAACGACCCCAACGCGCCGTTCTGGAAGAACCTCAAGGAGGGCTCGGATTATTTCGAGACCCTCAAGGAGGAGCCGCGGGTCGCGGCGTGCGGCACCAAATACGTGTTCGGCGGGGCCGACGTGGCGGCGGGCAACTGCACGCCGCGGGTCGATCCGCTGGTCGCCGAGAAGCGCGACCGGGACAGCCACGAGGTTGCCGAACTGATCGCCAAGGGCACGCCCGCGACCCGCGTCGTCTACGACGACGGCGGACAGAACCCGGTCTTCCGCCCCCAGAAGCCGGAAGGGCCGACCTTCGCCAGCCTGATCGAGAACGAGAAGGAAAAGGAGAAGGAGAAGGAGCTCGCCTACACGGCCAAGGAATACGGCCGCTATCACCTCGGTGACGTCAGCCGGCCGGAGAGCCTCGCGCTCGGACCGAACGAGTTCGAGGTCGATGCCAAGGGCAAGCCCGTCCTGATCGCCGCCGCCGACGCCCCCGGCCCGACCAAGGCCGCCGCCGCCCGTAAGGAGCAGGCCAAGGAACCGGCGAAGCCAACGACGGTGGTCGCCGTGCAGGAGCCGGCCAAAGCGGCTGAGAGCAAAGCGGGTCACGCCAAGCCCGGCTCAGCCAAGCCGCCCCGCGTCACCGTGGCCGACGCGGACGGCGATGTGAGCGCCTTCAGCAAGGTCCTGGGCAAGAAGCCCGGCAAGGACGAGAAGTCCGCCGAGGTCCCCAAGCCCGAGACACACAAGCCCGAGACACACAAGTCCGAGGCCCCTAAGGCGAAGCCGCAGGCCGCGGTCACGACCACCGGTTCCCTGCGGAACTGATCGCCTGCGAGGGATCGCCGGCGACCGGGAGCGTGATCGTATCCTGACGCTCCCGCTCGGGTGATCGCGGCAGCCGGGCACGATCCCCATCGACAAAGCGGCGGGCATCCTGTACAGCCCCGCCCAACTCACAACAGGATGCCGAAATCCTGACGCCCGGACTTTACCGGACGGGCGCTAACGGCCGGAGCCTTTCATGAACATCATCGAGCAGCTTGAGCGGGAAGAAGTTGCCCGCCTCGCCAAGACCATTCCGGATTTCGAGCCGGGCGACACGGTCATCGTCAACGTCCGCGTCAAGGAAGGCGAGCGTACCCGCGTCCAGGCCTATGAGGGCGTCTGCATCGCCCGGAACGGCGGCGGGCTCAACGAGAGCTTCACCGTCCGCAAGATCTCCTACGGCGAGGGCGTGGAGCGCGTCTTCCCCGTGCACTCCCCGATGATCGATTCGATCAAGGTGGTCCGCCGCGGTAAGGTCCGTCGCGCCAAGCTCTACTACCTGCGCGACCGCCGCGGTAAGTCGGCCCGTATCGTCGAGCGTTCGGACCGCTCCGAGAAGGCCGCCAAGGCCCAGAAGGCCGCTGCCGCGACTGCCGCGGAGTAAATTCCCTCTAAGAGTGGTCCTACGGGGCCGCTTTTACCGATGCGCCCGTCCCGAGAAGATCGGGGCGGGTTTTTTGTTTTGTGTTTCCATGCACCTATGGAGAGAACTGGTACGGGCAGCCGGTGTGGCGTCCATCACAGGTCGATCTCCGATCCGGAGCCGAGCACGGACGCTTGTCGATCGCCGTTTCCGGACGATGCGACGGAGCGCGGCCTGCGCGCTGTTCTCACGCGGATCGGGGGCATTACCCCACCCGCGAGGTCTTCCCGTTCGGAAGCCGAGCCCGAGGAACGTATCACGCTGACAGCGACGCCGAGCGCAGCCGTATCTCGGGCGAGATCGCCTTCGACATTCTGATGGAAACCGGGCTGCTCGTTCAGGCCGTGCCGCTGTGGGAGCGCGAATGGCGCCATCGCCAAAGCCTTCATCGGCGAGGCCGAGCGAGCGCCGGCGGCTCGGCTCCTTCTCGAAGTCGGCGATACCGAAGGCAGTTTCAGCCGGGCCTATCACGCCATGTTTGACGTCGCGTGAGCTTCGTTGATGGCGACCAGTCATCTTCGCGGCGGGATGGCGATCAAGACGCAGGCCGGAGTGATTGCCGCCTTCGGCCAAGCGCTGATCCAGAGCGGTCGAGGCGATGCCGCGTTCGGTCGCGCTTTCAATCGACTTCAGGACGTTCGCATCCGCGCCGATGACATGGCCGGAGCACCCTCGGCCGAGGAAGCCGATTGGGCTCTCGCTCAGGCCGAAGGGTTTGTCTGAACGATGCGAGAACGGTTCTTCCCGGATTGACGCCGGATCGTTCGCGCGGCCAAAGCCGACGATCCGGCGCGCCGGGGTGCCGTTACCCCCGCCGCAACGCCTCCAGCACCTTTCCGCCCGGTCGCCCGGTGGCCGGCATGCCGAGTTGGCGCTCGATCTCTTTGATCGCCTCGCGGGTCTTGGAGCCGACCTTCCCGTCCGGCTCGCCGACATCGTAGCCGCGGGCGGTCAGGCGGGTCTGGAGGTCGCGGCGCTCGGCACGCGAGAGCGGCGGATCGTCGGTCGGCCAGTCGGCCTGGACGCCGGGGCGGCCCCGCAGGCGGTCCGAGAGGACGGCGATGGCCAGCCCGTAGGACTCGGCGGCGTTGTAGGAATAGATCGCGTCGAAGTTCTTCGTCACGAGGAAGGCCGGGCCATTGATGCCGGCCGGCGCGATGATGCCGGCGGGCCCCTCCCCCGTCAGCGCCTTGCCATCGACGCGGGTGACGCCGAGCGAGGCCCAATGGCCGACGGCGTGCTTGTTCTTGCGGCCCGCAGCGGCGACGTTGAAGCCGCGCGGCAGCCGCACCTCGTAGCCCCAGGGCTGCCCGTTCGACCACTTGGCGACGCGCAGGAAGTTGGCGGTGGAGGCGACCGCGTCGGCCACCGAATCGACCACGTCGCGCCGCCCGTCGCCGTCGCCGTCCACGGCGAGACGCTGGTAGGTGGTCGGCATGAACTGCGTCTGGCCGAAGGCGCCGGCCCAGGAGCCGGTCAGCCGCGAGGCCTCGATGTCACCGCGCTCGATGATCTTCAGCGTCGCGATCAGTTCGCTGCGGAAGAAGTCGCGACGGCGGTTGCTCGAACAGGCGAGCGTGGCGAGGGACTGCACCAGCGGCATCTTGCCGAGGTTCTTGCCGAAATTGGACTCGACGCCCCACACCGCGGCGATGGTGTGACGATCGACGCCGTAGCGTGCCTCCGCGTTCGCCAACGCCTGGGCATGCTGGCGCATGGCCGCGCGCCCGTCCTCGACCCGCTCTTCGTCGACCAGCGCCGACATGTAGTCCCAGATCGGCGTCTTGAATTCCGGCTGCGCCTGGGACAGCTCGATCACCTTGTCGTCGTAGGCGATGTTGGCCGTCGCGGCGCGGAAGGTCTGGGCCGAGACGCCGGCCCCGGCGGCCTGCGCCTGGATGCCGGCAAGGCAGGATTGGAAGTCGGCTCGCGCGGGGCCGGCGAGAAGGCCGCTGGCAAGGGCAAGCCCGATCAGGCTGGCGCGGGTGGCTGGCGTCGGCATGGGTCGGCGCTCCGTCAGAGTTCGGGGAGTCTCTCGCGCGATTCAGGCGATACGAGGGTTAACGAAAGGTGAGGACCGGGGTGCGACGGAGTCACGGCACGGGGCGCGGCATTGACCGTGCCGGCGTTCTCGTCTAGGCACCCGCTCGTGTTCGGGGCTCCGGTTTGGGGCCCCGTCGCATTTCATGCGCACCCGTGGGCGGTAACAGCCGCCCTGTCGCCCTCACCGCTCCGGCGAAGAGGGAGAGGAGGGCGCGTTCCTCAAAAATTTGTTCCAGAGGAACAGCGATGTCAAAACGCATCCAGGCGAAGCACAAGCTCGATCGCCGCATGGGCCAGAACATCTGGGGCCGCCCGAAGAGCCCCGTGAACCGCCGTGAATACGGCCCCGGCCAGCACGGCCAGCGCCGTAAGGGCAAGATGAGCGACTTCGGCACGCAGCTGCGCGCCAAGCAGAAGCTCAAGGGCTACTACGGCAACATCACCGAGAAGCAGTTCCGCCGCTACTACGCCGAGGCGATCCGCCTGCGCGGCGATTCCGGTGAGAACCTGATCGGCCTGCTCGAGCGCCGCCTCGACGCCGTGGTCTACCGTTCGAAGTTCGTGGCGACCCCGTTCGCGGCGCGCCAGTTCGTCAACCACGGGCACATCAAGGTCAACGGCCGCCGGGTCAACATCCCGAGCTACCAGGTCAAGGCCGGCGACGTGATCGAGGTGAAGGAAGCCTCCCGCCAGCTCGAGATCGTGGTCGTGGCTTCGCAGCTCGCCGAGCGCGACGTGCCGGACTACATCGAGGTCGATCATCACAAGATGACCGCCCGCGTCACCCGGATCCCGGGCCTCACCGAGGTGCCCTACCCCGTGCAGATGGAACCGAACCTCGTCATCGAGTTCTACTCGCGCTGATTTTTCGAGATCGTCTCGAAATCCGGAAGGGCCGCCCCTCAGGGCGGCCCTTTCTCGTTTCGGCCTATTGCTGCGGCACGCCGCTCGCCAGCAGGCGAGTCAGTTCAGCCGCCGGCTGTTCCCGCGAGAGACCGACCGCCTGCCCGGACCAGAGCGGCGAGAACTCGCCCGAACCCGCCGCCTCCGCAGCCATGCGCAGGGGCTGGAGCGCCACCGCCGCGCCGGGAAAGGCCGGAGCGAGCGGGCTGACGGGTCCGAGCTCGCGCACGGCACGGGTGAGCAGGCCGCGGGCCGGGCGCCCGGTCGGCACGTTGGTGAGCGCCGTGTCCTCGTCGCGAGCCGTCGCCAGCGCCGCACGATAGGGCGCGGAAATGCCGGCCTCGGGACAGCGCAGATAGGCGGTGCCGACCTGCACGGCCCTGGCGCCGAGGGCGAAGGCCGCCGCGACGCCGCGGGGATCACCGATGCCGCCCGCTGCGATCACCGGCACATCCACGGCGTCCACGATCTGCGGCACGAGGGCGATGGTGCCGATCTGCGAGGCGGCCGCGTCGGTGAGGAACATCCCGCGGTGACCGCCGGCCTCCGCGCCTTGCGCGATCACCGCATCGACCCCGCGCTCGGCGAGCCAGCGCGCCTCACGCACGGTGGTGGCCGAGGACAGGATCAGGCAGCCGGCGTCCCGCACCCGCCGCAGCAGCGGCTCCGCCGGCAGCCCGAAGTGGAAACTGACGACGGCCGGGCGCAGGTCGCAGACGACATCCGCCATCGCCGCATCGAATGGCGCGCGGTTCGCCATCGTCACGGGCGCCGCCGGGTCGAGCCCGAATTCTTCGTAGTAGGGGACGAGGGCTGCGCGCCACGCCGCCTCCCGGGTCGGATCGGGCGCCGATGGCGTGTGGCAGAAGAAGTTCAGATTGAACGGCGCGCCCGTCTCACGGCGGATCGCGGCGATCTCGCTGCGGATCTGTTCGGGTGTCAGCGCGGCGCAGGCAAGCGATCCCAGACCGCCGGCCGCACTGACCGCGACCGCGAGCGGCGCCTTCGGGCCCACCATCGGCGCCTGGATGATCGGGACGCCGATCCCGAGCCGCTGCACGAACTCCCTCGTTCCCGTCATTGCGATCATCCCGATTCCGGTGGCGGCACGGATCATGAGGCCAAGGCCCGCCGCCGTCACGCCGCCGCCCCAACCTCGTCAACGCTCACGGCACCGTCCTTGCCCATCTCGGCGTGCCATCCAGAAGCGTGACCCATCCGCGGACAGGTCGCGCAGATCATCAGCGCTCTGCCCTGCGCCAGATCTCGATGAACGACAGCGCCTTCGCCCGCAGAGGCATGCGCTCGTCCGAGAGGGCATCGACGAAGTTCGCCAGACGCCGCGATTTCACGACCGTATAGGTCGTGAGCAGCAACACCCCTGCAAACACGACGATGACGGCGGCCAGCTTTTCGAGGCGTGTCGCGTGCGCGAAATCGAGCACGTTCATGCCCAGCACGGTTGCGGTGATCGCGCCCACCATGAAGCAGATCGTGACGACGGTGAGTTTGAGAAAGAACCGTGATTGCCGCCGCAGCGACTCGCTGTCGAGATAGGCCGACATCGCCCCCAGAGACTGCCGGAGGTCCTCGTAGAGACGCTCCGTGCCGAGCTTGCCCGTGAGCAGCGAGAAAATCTCGCTCGACTGCGTCTGGTTCGAGGCTTGGTGGAACCAGTAGCGGTGGTTGAAGCGCAGGAATCTCTCTCCATCGAAAGTCGCATATCCTGCGCGAAGCGCCCGACGCTGCGACGGTCGGTGATGTCGAGGGCATTCACCGAGACGGCCAGCCGATCGGCCATCATCAAGAGCGCGGCCTTGTGGAACCGGGCGATGAGAAACAGCTGGAAATAACGGTGCCGGAATTCGCCGAGCAGTCCGCGCTCGGGATCGACCGAGGCGGGGGAGACACCGGTTACCATCGTCAGACCCCACCCGCTGCAGGTCAGCCGCATGCCCGACGCGCCGCCGCGCCCCGGGTCATAGAACCGGTCGTGACAATACTCGTTCTCGAAATGCGCCAGATACGCGTCGGAATAGGGAAGCTCGTTCGCGTGCCCCGGCCCGGTATTGAGGCCGAGGCGGACATAGTCGGTGCGCGTGATCGTCGAGGGATCGGGCAGGGCGAGGAAGCCCATGCCGGGGATCCGGTAGTCCTCCAGGTGCCGGTAGCGGAGTGCCCCGGCGACCTCCGAGTGGTGGGGCACCATCGGTGCGAGCAGGAAATTCCAATGGGCCGCAACCCGGGCCGAGCGGTTGCGGCAGACGGCGGTGACGTAGCGGTCGCGATCCTCGAAGTCGGAGGCGGCGAGAACGACGCTGCCGGCTCCGAGCCATTCCATGCGCGTCAGGCAATGGAGCGGTCGCCCCTGATCGTCCCAGCCGGACGGAAAGGTGCGGCCGATGCGGAACATGAGATCCTGCGCGGTCGCGAGTGGGAGACGATCGGCCGCGAGCTCGACGCCGAGTAGGGCCACGTCCAGGTCGTGGAAAAAATACAGGTCGATGTGAACGACATCGAATTCGATCGTCGGCCCCCCCTCGCCGAGCGTGACGCGGGCGGCTTTCACGTCGTCGCGGCGCACGACATGGATCGGTGACACGCCGTAGCCCCGGCCGGCCTCGCGCTGATGCGCCTCGCCGTAGAGGAAATGCTGGACGTGTGGGAGGAACGAGACGAACTCGCGGTAATGGCGCTCCTGAAACAACCGGCAATCGCTCGGGAACTTGTCCTCGAGATGGTGCCAGGGCGGTCCGAGCTTCTGCCAATGGCGGGCTATCGGCTCTTTGCCGGTCGGTACGAGTTGCAGGGGCCAGAGCAGGATGTGGCGGAAGTGCTCCACGATCGGTTCCGACGACATCCGGCACCCCGCGTCGCAGCAGAATCGGCGTGCCTGCGCATCACCCCTCGGTTTTTACGAGCGGTTTACGCCGCCGAATACAGTTTCTCCGGGCATGCCTGTGACAAAATGCAGGCTTTGAGCCTGATCGACCAAAGCAAGCCGTCTGGCGGTGCGAGAGCACACCGGCAGCCTGTTCGATGACAAGGGCCGGGGCCTGTCGGCTTCGACCGCGCCCGGCATTCGATGTCGGCACGAGGCTGCCTTGCCGTCACCTCATCCGGCCAGGGATCGGCGAAGGGATCGGCTCTTGCGATGCGCTACGCCTTGGGAGCGGCCGGGCGTTCCGTCGCCTCGACGGAGGCCGCGTTCGCACCCTCCTGTCGCACCCGCTTGCGGTACTGGGCGGTGCCGAAGGGGATCATCGCGAGATAGGCCACGCTCACCGCCGCCATCGCCTCGAACGGGAAGCTGATGAGGAGGCCGAAGCCGACCACGACCACGAGGAAGATCGGCACCACGAGGTCGCGCGGCACGCGCTTGCCCCAGGTCTTGCCCGAGAAGGTCGGCACGGTGGAGACGACGAGGAGTGCGATGGCGAGCACGTAGACCAGGATCACCGGC from Methylobacterium sp. AMS5 carries:
- a CDS encoding 3-hydroxybutyrate dehydrogenase, whose protein sequence is MSLQGKSAVVTGSTSGIGLAIAKSFAKDGANIVLNGFGKPEEIERTRTGIESEFGVKAVYSPADLTKPDEIGGLIALSVETFGGIDILVNNAGIQYVSPIEDFPVEKWDQIIALNLSSAFHTLRAAVPHMKAKGWGRVINTASAHSMVASPYKSAYVAAKHGVVGLTKTAALELATHGITVNCISPGYVWTPLVESQIPDTMKARGLTKEQVIEDVLLKAQPTKEFVTIDQVAALALFLCTDSASQITGANIAMDGGWTAQ
- a CDS encoding acetyl-CoA carboxylase carboxyltransferase subunit alpha yields the protein MRSYLDFEKPVAELEAKLEELKALGQRDGAVAISEEVGRLEGKAAQALAEIYAALTPWQKTQVARHPQRPHFVDYCAGLIEEFTPLAGDRTFGEDEAIFGGFGRFRGRPVCVLGQEKGATTEARLRHNFGMARPEGYRKAVRLMETADRFGLPVLAFVDTAGAFPGIEAEERGQAEAIARSTEACLALGVPNVAVVIGEGGSGGAIAIATANTVMMLEHAIYSVISPEGAASILWRDQGRAHDAATAMKITAQDLLRLGIIDSIVPEATGGAHRDRQAALDATGDAIARALAEFEGLSRDEVRDRRAQKFLEIGRKL
- a CDS encoding DUF1796 family putative cysteine peptidase, coding for MKRGLGAGLLNGLRRLGRRDLREPGAVNHISLGSHCHTAQILKGLDLRTWSAPFDWIFSSPGMVRDCLADDFSDLLDRRHYESTPLHERQAPNETRCRHLLYRDRYAIPFVFNHHDPAASDEDYGFLQAGVRRLRAALDRPGARNRFYLMTALPTEAATVRAIRDALTARGADNHLLMLQLHQGESRTVSVLAQEPHLDWLRIEVRSPSVGVRFADSADDAFVKGVMREHSPFPAEP
- a CDS encoding murein L,D-transpeptidase family protein — its product is MAVRPFVAAAAVALAMTLGACQDSAMLGGASTRSLTPIPPQTLALMQTKGMSQTDPILIRAFKKEAEMEVWKRGANGQYALLKTFPICRWSGQLGPKLKQGDRQAPEGFYAITPGQMNPNSSYYLSFDVGYPNAIDRAKGGTGNYIMVHGTCSSSGCFAMTDASMSEIYAIAREAFNGGQRAFQFQSYPFRMTASNIAKFRNDPNAPFWKNLKEGSDYFETLKEEPRVAACGTKYVFGGADVAAGNCTPRVDPLVAEKRDRDSHEVAELIAKGTPATRVVYDDGGQNPVFRPQKPEGPTFASLIENEKEKEKEKELAYTAKEYGRYHLGDVSRPESLALGPNEFEVDAKGKPVLIAAADAPGPTKAAAARKEQAKEPAKPTTVVAVQEPAKAAESKAGHAKPGSAKPPRVTVADADGDVSAFSKVLGKKPGKDEKSAEVPKPETHKPETHKSEAPKAKPQAAVTTTGSLRN
- the rplS gene encoding 50S ribosomal protein L19 encodes the protein MNIIEQLEREEVARLAKTIPDFEPGDTVIVNVRVKEGERTRVQAYEGVCIARNGGGLNESFTVRKISYGEGVERVFPVHSPMIDSIKVVRRGKVRRAKLYYLRDRRGKSARIVERSDRSEKAAKAQKAAAATAAE
- a CDS encoding lytic murein transglycosylase → MPTPATRASLIGLALASGLLAGPARADFQSCLAGIQAQAAGAGVSAQTFRAATANIAYDDKVIELSQAQPEFKTPIWDYMSALVDEERVEDGRAAMRQHAQALANAEARYGVDRHTIAAVWGVESNFGKNLGKMPLVQSLATLACSSNRRRDFFRSELIATLKIIERGDIEASRLTGSWAGAFGQTQFMPTTYQRLAVDGDGDGRRDVVDSVADAVASTANFLRVAKWSNGQPWGYEVRLPRGFNVAAAGRKNKHAVGHWASLGVTRVDGKALTGEGPAGIIAPAGINGPAFLVTKNFDAIYSYNAAESYGLAIAVLSDRLRGRPGVQADWPTDDPPLSRAERRDLQTRLTARGYDVGEPDGKVGSKTREAIKEIERQLGMPATGRPGGKVLEALRRG
- the rpsD gene encoding 30S ribosomal protein S4, with the translated sequence MSKRIQAKHKLDRRMGQNIWGRPKSPVNRREYGPGQHGQRRKGKMSDFGTQLRAKQKLKGYYGNITEKQFRRYYAEAIRLRGDSGENLIGLLERRLDAVVYRSKFVATPFAARQFVNHGHIKVNGRRVNIPSYQVKAGDVIEVKEASRQLEIVVVASQLAERDVPDYIEVDHHKMTARVTRIPGLTEVPYPVQMEPNLVIEFYSR
- a CDS encoding nitronate monooxygenase, with the protein product MTGTREFVQRLGIGVPIIQAPMVGPKAPLAVAVSAAGGLGSLACAALTPEQIRSEIAAIRRETGAPFNLNFFCHTPSAPDPTREAAWRAALVPYYEEFGLDPAAPVTMANRAPFDAAMADVVCDLRPAVVSFHFGLPAEPLLRRVRDAGCLILSSATTVREARWLAERGVDAVIAQGAEAGGHRGMFLTDAAASQIGTIALVPQIVDAVDVPVIAAGGIGDPRGVAAAFALGARAVQVGTAYLRCPEAGISAPYRAALATARDEDTALTNVPTGRPARGLLTRAVRELGPVSPLAPAFPGAAVALQPLRMAAEAAGSGEFSPLWSGQAVGLSREQPAAELTRLLASGVPQQ